In Leptospira bouyouniensis, the following proteins share a genomic window:
- a CDS encoding PH domain-containing protein, protein MQTSDQIKSQIQTLLSNHPEISVDVLFLYVPEFKILNQYLQEDETIQGYTIGLLETKQQKHTAGKWLLVLTDKQIHLLRNPMLGNPTHIPIDFVKLQNTSTKLGWFFGQIQLETEEETFRLIQIGKKDYQFFLPSFQPHLK, encoded by the coding sequence ATGCAAACTTCGGACCAAATCAAATCACAAATCCAAACTTTACTTTCCAATCACCCTGAAATCAGTGTCGACGTTCTATTTTTGTATGTGCCTGAATTTAAAATCCTAAACCAGTACCTTCAAGAGGATGAAACCATCCAAGGGTATACCATTGGCCTTTTGGAAACAAAACAACAAAAACATACGGCGGGAAAATGGTTACTGGTTCTCACGGACAAACAAATCCATTTGCTCCGTAATCCAATGTTAGGAAACCCAACGCACATCCCAATTGACTTCGTAAAATTACAAAACACGTCAACAAAACTCGGTTGGTTTTTTGGCCAAATTCAATTGGAAACAGAAGAAGAGACGTTTCGGCTCATCCAAATTGGAAAAAAAGATTACCAATTCTTTTTGCCAAGTTTCCAACCGCATTTAAAATAA
- a CDS encoding SDR family oxidoreductase → MKFINENLPVVVTGGSGYIASWIVKYLLEDGKKVRTTIRSLKDTSKIQHLLDLKEKFKDNLTFFEADLMVEGSFDKCIEGSELVIHTASPFFVAGIKDAQKQLIDPALQGTRNVLESCNRISSVKRVVLTSSVAAIHGDNIDSLQVPNQTFTEEHWNTTSSLTHQPYAYSKTLAEKEAWEIQKKQSRWDLVVINPSFVMGPSLSKRLDGTSVEFMKNMLKGIFRTGVPDTKMGFVDVRDVAKAHILAGFTQNAKGRHITSAEVLPMLGIAKIIKEKFGKKYSVPTSVLPKPLVYLIGPFFGLSWGYTKKNIGQPLNLNNDYSKKDLSLTYRPLKETIIDHVNQMESSGLL, encoded by the coding sequence ATGAAATTTATTAATGAAAATTTGCCCGTTGTTGTCACTGGTGGTTCAGGATACATTGCTTCTTGGATCGTAAAATATTTGTTAGAAGATGGAAAGAAAGTAAGAACTACGATTCGAAGCCTTAAAGATACTTCGAAAATCCAACATCTCTTGGATTTAAAAGAAAAGTTCAAAGACAATCTGACTTTCTTTGAGGCAGATCTTATGGTCGAAGGAAGTTTCGACAAATGTATTGAAGGCTCCGAACTCGTGATTCATACTGCTTCTCCTTTTTTTGTGGCAGGTATTAAAGATGCACAAAAACAATTGATCGATCCTGCATTACAAGGAACCAGAAATGTTCTCGAATCTTGCAATCGCATTTCTTCCGTTAAACGAGTTGTTTTAACTTCGAGTGTAGCCGCAATTCATGGGGACAATATTGATTCCTTACAAGTCCCAAACCAAACATTTACAGAAGAACATTGGAATACCACAAGTAGCCTGACACACCAACCATATGCTTACTCGAAAACACTTGCCGAGAAGGAAGCATGGGAAATTCAAAAAAAACAATCACGTTGGGATTTGGTTGTCATCAATCCTTCTTTTGTAATGGGTCCATCACTTTCCAAACGTTTGGATGGTACAAGTGTGGAGTTTATGAAGAATATGTTGAAAGGAATTTTCCGCACAGGTGTTCCTGATACAAAAATGGGATTTGTTGATGTCAGAGATGTCGCAAAAGCACATATCTTAGCAGGTTTTACACAAAACGCAAAGGGAAGGCATATCACTTCGGCGGAAGTTTTACCGATGTTAGGCATTGCAAAAATCATCAAAGAAAAATTTGGAAAAAAATATTCTGTTCCAACGAGTGTTCTTCCTAAACCTCTTGTGTATTTGATAGGTCCTTTTTTTGGATTATCTTGGGGTTATACAAAAAAAAATATTGGCCAACCATTAAACTTAAACAATGATTATAGTAAAAAAGATTTGTCTCTCACCTATCGTCCGTTAAAAGAAACTATCATCGACCATGTGAACCAAATGGAAAGCTCAGGATTGTTATAA
- a CDS encoding type 1 glutamine amidotransferase domain-containing protein, producing MGILNQKNGKIITQSKENKDNKQTDFLGWGKFRFYLVTLCLTSLLPSGLMADPEGKPKILVVMSASDTILLDGFRKHPTGVFLNELYFPVKMLHEKGFEIVFATPFGKKTTIDPESTKEKYWKSNAEKEEAIQLLSSFPTYKKPITLEKAIGDNHTFLGILVPGGQGLMTDLLYDGKIPQLLKIFHEKQKPIGLVCHAPALLTTLHLEGENEHFIFKGYKVNSVTKIEEWFIETFVMKGTPKVRNISGSLKDLGMDYKSSFLPGRSYAIRDRNLITSQNPFSGIEFSELFWEAIQDYLQKNVSSTD from the coding sequence ATGGGTATTTTGAATCAAAAGAATGGTAAAATCATTACGCAATCGAAAGAGAACAAGGATAACAAACAAACTGATTTTCTTGGATGGGGAAAATTTAGATTCTACTTGGTAACATTGTGTTTAACGAGTCTATTGCCATCTGGACTTATGGCAGATCCCGAAGGAAAACCTAAAATTCTTGTGGTGATGAGTGCCTCCGATACAATTTTGTTAGATGGTTTCAGAAAACATCCAACAGGTGTTTTTTTAAATGAACTCTATTTTCCTGTTAAAATGTTACATGAAAAAGGATTCGAAATTGTGTTTGCGACACCATTTGGAAAAAAGACAACAATCGATCCCGAAAGCACAAAAGAAAAATATTGGAAATCCAACGCTGAAAAAGAGGAAGCAATCCAATTATTATCATCGTTTCCTACATACAAAAAACCAATCACTTTAGAAAAAGCGATAGGAGACAATCATACATTTTTGGGAATTTTAGTACCTGGTGGACAAGGGCTTATGACCGATTTGTTGTACGATGGAAAAATACCACAATTACTAAAAATTTTCCACGAAAAACAAAAACCAATCGGACTTGTTTGCCATGCACCTGCTTTGTTAACTACATTACACTTGGAAGGTGAAAATGAACATTTTATTTTCAAAGGATATAAAGTGAATTCAGTAACAAAAATTGAAGAGTGGTTTATTGAAACGTTTGTCATGAAGGGTACACCCAAAGTAAGAAATATTTCAGGATCTCTAAAAGATTTAGGTATGGATTACAAATCTTCTTTTTTACCTGGTCGAAGTTATGCGATACGAGACAGAAATTTAATCACATCTCAAAATCCATTTTCTGGCATCGAATTTAGCGAATTGTTTTGGGAAGCTATTCAGGATTATTTGCAAAAAAACGTTTCCTCAACCGACTAA
- a CDS encoding discoidin domain-containing protein, producing the protein MKKTIFALLSFYLLFSYQSSIETSIVIERIQAASSADGTIPINVFIPGKLWKPETSLDGITIFFSNGAKWNQAGKTDGRAYFNEISIECQEKKGYVAFYKDGSYATNFDCSKETPLKIKSNGVHVIYLLPDAANGIKTVSFFKNGKKLDVLYPEPVEGQVTASSTLPNYPAYGLFDGSIDFAWVEGVKTDGVGESIQVQLEDKIDLAGIEIFNGYQRLDALFHKNGSVTELLVSNGSESFVIPVADKQGGQRIFFPKTLSGKTFTFTIQKVRTGKTWKDTVIAEIIFLGEKGKRFTVFDQNANEFKESIISKSKNTILSSIVNKAYFADIPEGRMDYVFRSNGSFVIWLDDLNEKRVLDGNWVFLEATATEAKIKIFGRDHKVVTQSLDSNSPYSEKTEEKSTVIFGDTLIVKKVGNGIQMVGKKVQISN; encoded by the coding sequence TTGAAAAAAACAATCTTTGCTCTTTTGTCATTTTATTTACTATTCTCCTATCAAAGTTCGATTGAAACGTCAATTGTCATTGAAAGGATCCAAGCAGCTTCTTCCGCAGATGGAACCATTCCCATCAATGTATTCATCCCTGGTAAACTATGGAAACCGGAAACAAGTTTAGATGGGATTACCATCTTTTTTTCCAATGGAGCTAAATGGAACCAAGCTGGGAAAACAGATGGACGTGCTTACTTTAATGAAATATCCATCGAATGCCAAGAGAAAAAAGGATACGTAGCTTTTTATAAAGATGGAAGTTATGCGACTAATTTTGACTGCTCAAAAGAAACACCACTCAAAATCAAATCCAATGGTGTCCATGTTATTTATCTTTTACCCGATGCTGCCAATGGTATCAAAACAGTTTCATTTTTTAAAAATGGAAAAAAACTCGATGTACTTTATCCGGAACCAGTAGAAGGACAGGTAACTGCTAGTAGTACTTTGCCTAACTATCCCGCCTATGGATTGTTTGATGGGAGTATCGATTTTGCTTGGGTGGAAGGTGTAAAAACCGATGGGGTGGGAGAATCCATCCAAGTGCAATTGGAAGACAAGATTGATTTAGCAGGGATTGAGATTTTTAATGGTTACCAAAGGTTGGATGCACTTTTTCATAAAAATGGATCGGTCACAGAATTACTTGTGTCCAACGGATCGGAATCCTTTGTTATCCCTGTAGCGGACAAACAAGGAGGACAAAGGATTTTTTTTCCAAAAACTCTTTCTGGCAAAACCTTTACTTTTACGATCCAAAAGGTTAGAACAGGGAAAACTTGGAAGGATACTGTGATCGCTGAAATCATCTTTCTTGGTGAAAAAGGAAAACGATTTACCGTCTTTGATCAGAACGCTAACGAATTCAAAGAATCGATTATTTCCAAATCCAAAAATACGATTCTTTCTTCTATAGTGAACAAAGCTTACTTTGCAGATATACCTGAAGGGAGAATGGATTATGTCTTTCGATCAAATGGATCCTTTGTGATTTGGTTAGATGATCTGAATGAAAAACGAGTGTTAGATGGTAATTGGGTCTTTTTGGAAGCTACAGCCACCGAAGCAAAAATTAAAATTTTTGGTCGTGATCACAAAGTGGTGACCCAAAGTTTAGATTCCAATAGTCCTTATTCTGAAAAAACGGAAGAGAAATCAACGGTGATCTTTGGTGATACGCTGATCGTGAAAAAAGTTGGGAACGGAATCCAAATGGTGGGCAAAAAAGTCCAAATTTCCAATTAA
- a CDS encoding M15 family metallopeptidase → MFKNSEIRINQLHNRIVTSLKMVIKSSYLPFLFLTILSFSIHSEETKLIVFDKKAYLHSATKDPNRVLVNLETIPQIVLEIRYATDNNFSGRKIYTLGKAFARKRVAEALRNAQMDFLKQGYSIQVYDAYRPYRATVTFYELIKDTRYVASPKTGSRHNKGCAIDLTLVDNKTKQELQMPTEYDSFEKAAWANAPVSDPMIKQNRDKLIAGMSRFGFRVNKTEWWHFDFLDCAGYEVLDIPFEELQDDGVR, encoded by the coding sequence ATGTTTAAAAATTCTGAAATTCGTATCAATCAATTGCATAATAGAATCGTAACTTCCTTAAAAATGGTTATAAAGAGTTCCTATCTCCCTTTTCTTTTTCTAACAATCCTAAGTTTTTCAATACACAGTGAGGAAACGAAACTCATCGTTTTTGACAAAAAGGCCTATCTACATTCTGCTACAAAAGATCCAAATCGTGTTTTGGTTAACTTAGAAACCATTCCCCAAATTGTTTTGGAAATTCGTTATGCCACAGACAACAATTTCTCGGGTAGGAAGATTTACACCCTCGGTAAGGCCTTTGCTAGAAAACGAGTCGCAGAGGCTCTCCGCAATGCCCAAATGGATTTTTTAAAACAAGGATATTCGATTCAGGTTTACGATGCATATAGACCATATCGCGCGACTGTTACGTTTTATGAATTGATCAAGGATACTCGTTATGTGGCATCTCCCAAAACCGGATCAAGACATAACAAAGGTTGTGCGATCGATTTAACTTTGGTAGATAACAAAACGAAACAGGAATTACAAATGCCAACCGAATATGATTCCTTTGAAAAAGCAGCTTGGGCGAATGCTCCGGTATCTGATCCAATGATCAAACAAAACAGAGACAAACTCATCGCCGGGATGAGCCGATTTGGATTTAGAGTCAACAAAACGGAATGGTGGCATTTTGATTTTTTGGATTGTGCAGGGTATGAAGTATTGGACATTCCATTTGAAGAGTTACAAGATGATGGTGTAAGGTAA
- a CDS encoding gamma-glutamyltransferase family protein, which produces MRILIKVSQTIFILFFLYHCLGSRRPIVPGYVDPQGSLRDVSIGKKYMVATGNPLATKAAIKVLEDGGNATDAAVAALLVLNVTNGEAASFPSVAPTLIYENKTGKVKSYIGAGTAPKQATIQWFKEKGYDVMPKNSILSQLLPASPDVIVRLLQDHGTKSFSELVEPAIRIAEEGFPANRILVKNLDLPLYKRLGFTILMPYNSEVYLEKKWWYNIQEGELTKRLDLAKTWKLMSDEEKFALKKGRTRKQALEAVRDYFYKGPVSDAIVKLHKEKGGLITKDDLSEYSGGWEKPVVGEYRDYQILSNQTWTQGPVVPMVLQLLDGVDLKSMGHNSPEYIHTVSQAIELVIADRETYFGDPKFVDVPMDGLLSKKYAELRRKLLQKEAFGKTPPNGNPWAFSSKKPKSKNDSINKHEDQSVSEIKYGKDTTYLSIVDADGNAVSLTPSDFPQSPMVPGTGLTLGIRMTQFRLDPNHPSSLFPGKRPRITPNPGMVLKNGKLWMSFGTPGGDVQSQAMIQFFLNVIVFGMDPQKAVEAPRFRSVNWPDSFSPHTYRPGGIELEESLYKVVSDSLKSKGYKVYQKGHLDNDFGAICAVINDAKNNRLLGVADPREVSFAEGK; this is translated from the coding sequence ATGAGAATCTTAATCAAAGTTAGTCAAACTATCTTCATACTATTTTTTTTGTACCATTGTCTAGGAAGTCGAAGACCAATCGTTCCCGGGTATGTCGACCCGCAAGGTAGTTTGAGAGATGTAAGTATTGGGAAAAAGTATATGGTAGCAACAGGAAATCCTCTTGCTACGAAAGCAGCGATCAAAGTCTTAGAAGACGGAGGGAATGCAACTGATGCAGCAGTAGCAGCCTTACTCGTGTTAAATGTAACAAATGGAGAGGCTGCAAGTTTCCCTTCCGTTGCACCAACTTTGATTTATGAAAATAAAACTGGCAAAGTCAAAAGTTATATCGGAGCAGGGACAGCCCCCAAACAAGCTACGATCCAATGGTTCAAAGAGAAAGGTTATGATGTAATGCCAAAAAATTCCATTTTATCACAGTTATTACCTGCCTCACCTGATGTCATTGTACGTCTGTTACAGGACCATGGAACCAAATCTTTTTCAGAATTAGTGGAACCTGCGATTCGTATCGCAGAAGAGGGATTCCCAGCCAACCGAATTTTGGTAAAAAATTTGGATTTACCACTGTACAAGCGGTTGGGTTTCACAATCCTTATGCCTTACAATTCGGAAGTTTATCTAGAAAAAAAATGGTGGTACAATATCCAAGAAGGTGAATTAACGAAACGATTGGATTTGGCAAAAACATGGAAATTGATGTCCGATGAAGAAAAATTTGCATTAAAAAAAGGAAGAACCAGAAAACAAGCGTTAGAAGCAGTCAGGGATTATTTTTATAAAGGACCAGTTTCCGATGCGATTGTCAAATTACATAAAGAAAAAGGTGGTCTTATCACAAAGGATGACTTAAGCGAGTATTCTGGAGGTTGGGAAAAACCAGTTGTTGGAGAGTATCGTGACTATCAAATATTATCAAACCAAACTTGGACACAAGGACCAGTGGTACCAATGGTTTTGCAACTGTTAGATGGAGTTGATTTGAAATCAATGGGTCATAACTCACCTGAATACATTCATACGGTCTCACAAGCGATTGAGTTGGTGATTGCAGACCGAGAAACTTATTTTGGCGATCCTAAGTTTGTTGATGTTCCTATGGATGGTTTATTATCCAAAAAATATGCTGAATTGAGACGAAAACTTTTGCAAAAGGAAGCTTTTGGTAAAACACCTCCTAATGGAAATCCTTGGGCCTTTTCGAGCAAAAAACCTAAATCAAAAAATGATTCTATCAACAAACATGAAGATCAATCAGTAAGTGAAATTAAGTATGGAAAAGACACAACTTATCTGAGCATAGTAGATGCCGATGGCAATGCAGTTTCACTCACACCTAGTGATTTTCCACAATCACCGATGGTTCCAGGTACTGGGCTCACACTTGGAATTCGTATGACACAGTTTCGATTGGATCCTAATCATCCTTCGTCCTTATTCCCAGGCAAAAGACCTCGAATAACACCTAACCCTGGTATGGTTCTCAAAAATGGAAAATTATGGATGAGTTTTGGTACTCCTGGAGGAGATGTGCAAAGCCAAGCGATGATTCAGTTTTTTTTGAATGTAATCGTTTTTGGAATGGACCCACAAAAAGCTGTTGAGGCACCAAGGTTTCGATCCGTGAACTGGCCTGATAGTTTTTCTCCTCATACCTATCGTCCTGGTGGTATTGAACTTGAAGAGTCACTTTATAAAGTTGTATCCGATTCGCTTAAAAGTAAAGGATACAAAGTGTATCAAAAAGGACATTTGGATAATGACTTTGGAGCCATATGTGCGGTGATTAATGATGCAAAGAATAATCGTTTGCTTGGGGTTGCCGATCCTAGAGAAGTGTCTTTTGCGGAAGGAAAGTGA
- a CDS encoding DUF4269 domain-containing protein codes for MQSLETNPFLQPDYLRLGNPKQQELWADLEKWKIIKHLNGFKPTLAGTIPIGIDTEKSDVDILVKFNLPSHLQKVCYAKFRNLPNYSFSEKTISLRVSLICRFSTSKFQYEIFGQSVEPTEQYAWIHMMVENRFLNLANDRFRVSILDLKRNGMKTEHAFCQTLSLKGDPFKTLLLWNQKSDDEYRDLLSKNGF; via the coding sequence ATGCAATCGCTAGAGACCAATCCGTTTTTACAACCAGACTATTTGCGATTGGGAAATCCCAAACAACAAGAATTGTGGGCAGATTTAGAAAAATGGAAAATTATAAAACACTTAAATGGATTTAAACCAACTCTTGCCGGTACGATCCCGATTGGAATTGATACCGAGAAAAGTGATGTCGATATATTAGTCAAATTCAATCTCCCTTCACATTTGCAAAAAGTCTGTTACGCAAAATTTCGTAACCTCCCGAATTATTCATTCTCAGAAAAAACCATTTCTCTTCGAGTCAGTTTGATCTGTCGTTTTTCAACATCGAAGTTCCAATATGAAATTTTTGGCCAGTCGGTAGAACCAACGGAACAATATGCTTGGATCCATATGATGGTAGAAAATCGATTTTTAAATTTAGCGAATGATCGTTTTCGAGTGTCCATACTTGATTTAAAACGAAATGGAATGAAAACAGAACATGCCTTTTGCCAAACTCTTTCGCTCAAAGGGGATCCATTCAAAACACTTTTGCTTTGGAATCAGAAATCGGACGATGAGTATAGAGACTTGCTATCCAAAAATGGTTTTTGA
- a CDS encoding Crp/Fnr family transcriptional regulator, whose amino-acid sequence MTQLQNHTDEWAQIIEIFQNKGKLIKLRKKEFYAKQNESFDSIGYVKKGAFKLVYHNTKKQWIKSFLFEGSFLGSIPSILQKKPSTYSIISIETSEVFVLPKNVWKQLFGEESSFQKFLIQFLTTLYLKKEKRVSDFLLLDARHRYQEFIKEYYPHISRISQIDQAAYLGITNVEVSRLRKRFFANNPE is encoded by the coding sequence ATGACGCAATTACAAAACCATACAGATGAGTGGGCACAAATCATTGAGATTTTCCAAAACAAAGGCAAACTTATAAAATTAAGGAAAAAAGAATTCTATGCAAAACAAAACGAATCTTTCGATAGCATTGGTTATGTGAAAAAAGGTGCGTTTAAACTTGTTTATCATAACACGAAAAAACAATGGATCAAATCCTTTCTCTTTGAAGGTTCATTCCTGGGAAGTATCCCAAGTATTTTGCAAAAAAAACCAAGTACCTATTCCATCATTTCGATAGAAACATCTGAAGTTTTCGTATTACCAAAAAACGTTTGGAAACAATTGTTTGGAGAGGAATCCTCCTTCCAAAAATTTCTCATTCAATTTTTAACGACTCTGTATTTAAAAAAAGAAAAACGTGTTTCCGATTTTTTGCTTTTAGATGCTCGTCACCGATACCAAGAATTTATAAAAGAATATTACCCTCATATTTCAAGAATTTCCCAAATAGACCAAGCTGCCTATTTGGGAATCACAAACGTGGAAGTTAGTCGGTTGAGGAAACGTTTTTTTGCAAATAATCCTGAATAG
- a CDS encoding VanW family protein → MGFRFRKHIPGLFPKKVHRSELRLFLGKLYFQWKRNFVWLCEQKFFAKKIVESKLIEKEFPISIVSHNSPIYRKLKDVPMYLQENKKVNLSIALQKINGILLEPDQVFSFWYLVGKPTKRKGYLPGMQLKNGGFVERTGGGLCQMANLIYWMTLHSPLTVKERWRHSFDIFPDSNRTLPFGSGATLSYNYIDLQIQNTTKQPFVLHIWIQNDHLNGEWRTDREIPYSYSVYESYHAFHAEPYGGYTRRNTIRRKVFLKSTKEIVDDQLVTENIAWMMYEPLLESDQRKNDPTQ, encoded by the coding sequence ATGGGATTTAGGTTTCGAAAACACATTCCTGGATTATTCCCCAAAAAAGTTCACAGAAGTGAACTCCGTCTCTTCTTAGGAAAATTGTATTTCCAATGGAAAAGAAACTTTGTTTGGTTATGCGAACAGAAATTCTTCGCTAAAAAAATTGTGGAATCGAAACTTATTGAGAAAGAATTTCCAATTTCTATAGTTTCACACAATTCTCCCATCTATCGAAAACTGAAAGATGTTCCTATGTACCTCCAAGAAAATAAAAAAGTCAATTTATCAATCGCCTTACAAAAGATAAATGGAATCCTTTTGGAACCAGACCAAGTTTTTTCTTTTTGGTATTTAGTGGGGAAACCTACGAAACGAAAAGGTTATTTGCCAGGGATGCAGCTTAAGAATGGCGGGTTTGTGGAAAGAACAGGTGGTGGTCTTTGCCAAATGGCAAATTTAATTTATTGGATGACACTCCACTCGCCACTCACGGTAAAAGAAAGATGGCGGCATAGTTTTGATATCTTTCCTGATTCCAACCGAACACTTCCCTTTGGATCGGGGGCTACCTTGTCTTATAATTACATCGACCTACAAATTCAAAATACAACCAAACAACCGTTTGTGTTACATATTTGGATTCAAAATGATCATTTAAATGGTGAATGGAGAACGGATCGTGAAATCCCTTACTCTTACTCCGTTTATGAATCATACCATGCTTTCCATGCCGAGCCTTATGGTGGTTATACACGTAGGAATACTATTCGTAGAAAGGTTTTCTTAAAATCCACAAAGGAAATAGTGGATGACCAATTGGTCACAGAAAATATCGCTTGGATGATGTATGAACCATTATTAGAATCAGATCAAAGGAAAAATGATCCCACACAGTGA
- a CDS encoding WG repeat-containing protein, which yields MNKRILLLYLIVSNSLFAKTKSLTSFEENGLYGFKDKKGNVIIQPQYEQTMEFTSTGVSFVVSKNKWVCIDQKNNVLLESFLYDNGPDYLSEKLARFVENGKMGFHNERCQKVIVATYDFVYPFENGHAIVCNGCELKPEGEHKRIVGGLYGLINRKGKLVVPVLYDAILSFDAKKRLVEVKEAGKTRKLKME from the coding sequence ATGAACAAACGAATTTTACTCTTGTATTTGATTGTATCTAATTCTCTCTTTGCAAAGACCAAGAGTCTTACCTCCTTTGAAGAAAATGGATTGTACGGATTTAAAGACAAAAAAGGAAATGTGATTATTCAACCCCAATATGAACAAACAATGGAATTCACTAGCACCGGTGTGTCCTTCGTTGTTTCAAAAAATAAATGGGTTTGTATCGATCAAAAAAACAATGTATTACTCGAAAGTTTTCTGTATGACAATGGTCCTGACTACCTTTCTGAGAAGCTCGCAAGGTTTGTGGAAAATGGGAAAATGGGATTTCATAACGAACGTTGCCAAAAGGTCATTGTTGCAACTTATGATTTTGTATATCCTTTTGAAAATGGACATGCGATTGTATGTAACGGATGTGAGTTGAAACCAGAAGGAGAACACAAACGAATTGTGGGTGGTTTGTATGGACTTATTAATCGAAAAGGAAAATTGGTGGTGCCGGTCCTATATGATGCGATCCTTTCTTTCGATGCCAAAAAACGATTGGTCGAAGTGAAGGAAGCTGGGAAGACTAGAAAGTTGAAAATGGAATAG
- a CDS encoding MBL fold metallo-hydrolase, with protein MIQYLKNNRLQALFRGFLFGTFALMSLHCAFRPSGDLKGYESYFPHENPNTSIQKGKIRVTFLGTTSILLDDGETQVLTDGFFTRPSLWKTAFTKIESDPVTLTSVLEKAKINRLKGIFVCHSHYDHAMDAPFVAKFTKSKLYGSNSTINVGLGAGLDKENMEEFQVGKPIKLGKFTITVLESKHTPPFRILGKTNATDPNFPNITTPLVPPVKALEYIEGGTFDFFIQHGKNKIVIKSSTNFVKGAYDKIKADVLFLGIAQLSLQPKPFQEEYFEETIQKLNPKLIIPIHWDNFFKPLNKPLEPNLKLGDDFDANMQELLKRTSKDQIQVQLLQGFESLDLF; from the coding sequence ATGATTCAATATTTAAAAAACAATCGATTACAAGCTTTGTTTCGAGGATTCCTGTTTGGAACATTTGCATTAATGAGCCTTCATTGTGCGTTTCGACCTTCAGGTGATCTAAAAGGATATGAATCGTATTTTCCTCATGAGAATCCAAACACTTCCATCCAAAAAGGAAAGATAAGAGTTACTTTTTTAGGTACGACATCCATATTGTTAGATGATGGAGAAACACAAGTTTTAACCGATGGATTTTTTACGAGACCGTCATTGTGGAAAACGGCATTTACAAAAATCGAATCTGATCCCGTCACTCTGACTTCTGTTCTAGAAAAGGCAAAGATCAATCGATTGAAAGGCATTTTCGTTTGCCACTCACATTATGACCATGCCATGGATGCACCATTTGTGGCAAAATTCACCAAATCAAAGTTATATGGATCTAATTCGACAATCAATGTTGGACTTGGGGCAGGTTTAGATAAGGAAAACATGGAAGAGTTTCAAGTTGGAAAACCAATCAAACTGGGAAAGTTTACCATTACTGTATTAGAGTCCAAACACACTCCTCCTTTTCGTATCTTAGGAAAAACTAATGCAACGGATCCAAATTTTCCTAACATCACAACTCCGCTAGTCCCTCCAGTAAAAGCATTAGAGTATATAGAGGGGGGAACTTTTGATTTTTTTATCCAACATGGTAAAAATAAAATTGTGATCAAAAGTAGTACCAATTTTGTAAAGGGAGCATATGACAAAATCAAAGCAGATGTTTTGTTTTTAGGAATTGCCCAATTGTCCTTACAACCAAAACCTTTCCAGGAAGAATACTTCGAAGAAACCATTCAAAAATTGAATCCAAAACTCATCATTCCCATCCATTGGGATAATTTTTTCAAACCACTAAACAAACCGTTGGAACCAAATCTGAAACTTGGAGATGATTTTGATGCCAATATGCAAGAATTGTTAAAAAGAACATCGAAAGACCAAATCCAAGTTCAGTTGTTACAGGGTTTTGAATCTCTTGATTTATTTTAA
- the trxA gene encoding thioredoxin, which yields MSEVYPKSFESLLQTHDKPILVDFWAPWCGPCKMVAPELEKLAKDWKGKVSIIKVNTDEKQEIAGKYGISGIPTFILFKNGKEIHRISGAMRSEEFKKVFGSYI from the coding sequence ATGTCTGAAGTTTACCCAAAAAGTTTTGAATCCTTACTCCAAACTCATGATAAACCTATTTTAGTGGATTTTTGGGCTCCTTGGTGTGGTCCCTGCAAAATGGTAGCGCCTGAACTTGAAAAACTTGCCAAGGACTGGAAAGGAAAGGTTTCCATCATCAAAGTGAATACTGATGAAAAACAAGAAATTGCTGGCAAATATGGAATCTCAGGAATACCAACATTTATTTTATTTAAAAATGGGAAAGAGATTCATCGTATTTCTGGTGCTATGCGAAGTGAAGAGTTTAAAAAAGTTTTTGGAAGTTACATTTAA